A single Corynebacterium stationis DNA region contains:
- a CDS encoding EamA family transporter — protein MVISGASLYAGAAVAVGLFESFSPFIVAWFRVAAAGVILLLLYRPKLRVFGGVAGRNAAIYGVMTMAMNMSFYQSLNHIPMGTAVAIEFLGPIVVAAWGSRVLRDWVALIFAALGVLVISGATWSDNAVGILWALTAGLFWAGYIVISSHIAADRENSRQSMAVGFSYAGLLALPVMWLMWPEDPGIPGITIIGLAAGLGLLSAAIPYGLDQVVLRMAGPSLFALLQAILPVVAAIIGAIALGQWLTPAEMIGIVLIMAAVALRRN, from the coding sequence ATGGTGATATCCGGTGCGTCGTTGTACGCGGGTGCTGCGGTGGCGGTGGGGCTCTTTGAAAGCTTTTCGCCGTTTATCGTCGCGTGGTTTCGCGTCGCGGCGGCCGGGGTTATTTTGCTGCTTTTATACCGGCCCAAGCTGCGTGTCTTCGGGGGTGTAGCAGGGCGTAATGCCGCGATCTATGGCGTGATGACGATGGCGATGAATATGTCTTTTTATCAATCGCTGAATCACATTCCCATGGGCACCGCGGTAGCCATTGAGTTTTTAGGGCCCATCGTGGTGGCGGCGTGGGGTTCGAGAGTTCTGCGTGACTGGGTGGCGCTGATTTTTGCAGCCCTCGGTGTGCTCGTGATTTCTGGTGCCACGTGGTCGGATAACGCAGTCGGCATCCTGTGGGCTTTAACAGCCGGGCTATTTTGGGCCGGCTATATTGTCATCTCCAGCCATATTGCCGCAGATCGAGAAAATTCCCGGCAATCCATGGCGGTAGGCTTTAGCTACGCTGGCCTTCTGGCTTTACCAGTGATGTGGTTGATGTGGCCAGAAGACCCAGGGATTCCGGGAATAACGATTATTGGTCTTGCCGCAGGGCTGGGCCTTTTATCGGCAGCCATCCCTTATGGCTTAGACCAGGTGGTCCTGCGCATGGCAGGCCCGAGTCTGTTTGCCCTGCTGCAAGCTATCTTGCCGGTGGTCGCAGCCATTATCGGCGCGATAGCTTTGGGACAGTGGCTAACGCCCGCAGAGATGATCGGCATCGTGCTGATCATGGCCGCGGTGGCGCTGCGCCGTAACTAA